From Halomarina ordinaria:
GGTACCGAACTCCTCTAAGAGCGCGCGGGCGGTGACCGGGCCGATGTCCGCGATGGCGCTCACGACGTACTCCTGTTGCTCGGCGAGCGTCTTCGCCGCCTTCTCGCCGTGGACGCTCACCTCACGGCCGCGGGTCTCCTGCTCGCGCCGGGCGACGACTTCGAGCAGGTCGGCGGTGTCCTTCTCGTCCTCCGTTCGGAGGACGCTCGCGCCGAAGTCGACCGCGAGGGAGGCGAGCGCGCCCCGAATCGCGTTCGGGTGGACGTTGCGCGCGCCGTAGAGGTCCTCGCCCTCGATGACGACGACCGGCCGCGAGTAGTGACGCGCGGCGTCCTTCACCTGCTCGAACAGCGAGCGGTCGCCGCCGACGAGCGTGTCGAGGAAGTCCGAGACGGACTTGCGCTCGACCACGACGCGGTCCGAGAGGACGTAGTCGCCGACGGCGAGCGTCTCCAGGCGGGTGGTGACGCCGTCGCGCGTCGAGAGGTCGCGGGCGATGGTCGCGTCCAGTTCGCGCTGGTCGGCGACGATCTCGACCGCCTCCTCGTCGCCCTCGGCGGTGGCGACGACGCCCTCCGGGTCCGCGTCGTGGCCCGTCTCGTCCTCGCCGTCCGGGTCGGGCGCGAAGGCGTCGAGGCCGGACTGGCCGGCGCCTTCGCGTCCGTCGTCACCCTCGGTATCGCCCCCGTCACGCTCGGGCGCCTCCCCGTGCTCGGCTCCAGCGTCGGCGAACTCGTCGAGGTTCCCCTGTCCGAGTTCCTCGTTCACCTCGTTCGCGACGCCCTTCAGCGAGCGCAACTCCTCGCGCATGCGCTTCTGCTCGCGCCGGGATATCCAGAAGTACGCCTCGTCGCGGGTGTCCTCCGCCAGCAGGACGTGGACCTTCCCCTCGCTCTGCCTGCCCGTCCGCCCCTTGCGCTGGATGGCCCGGATGCCCTTCGGGACGGGTTCGTAGAACAGCACCAGGTCCACTTCGGGGACGTCCAGCCCCTCCTCGGCGACGCTCGTCGAGACCAGCACCTGGAACTCGCCGGCGCGAAAGGCGTCGAGCGTCTCCTGTTGCTGTTTCTGGGTCATGCCGTCCGACCCCTCCTTGTCGCCCTGTCCGACGAACTTGTGCGTCTCGAAGTGGTTCGAGAAGAACTCCGTGAGGGTCTCCGCGGTGTCCCTCGACTCGGTGAAGACGATGACGCGCTGGCCCCCCTCGATGCCGAGGGTCTGGGCGAGGAGGATGCGCGCCCGGCGGAACTTCGGGTGGAGGTCGTCGTAGGCCTCGGCGCGGCGCATCGCCTCCTGGACGCGGGGGTCGCTCACGAAGCGCTGGGCGGCCTTCGAGGCGCCCGAGGAGCGCGCGGCGTTGCGCTGGCGCTCGAAGTAGCGGCGCAGCGACTCCACGGACTGCGTCTCGACCAGTTCGACGGCCCGCCGGAGCTTCATTATCTCCGCGTGCGCGGACATGCCCTTGTAGCCGTCCCCCTGGTCGTTGTTTATCATCCGCTGGAGCTTCCCGCGTATCTCGTTGAGGTCGCGCTGGGAGAGCTCCGGGTTCGTCGAGTTCGTCACCCCGAGGCGCTTCAGGCGCTCCAGTCGGTCGGTGATGACCTCGTTCAGCGCGTCGCGTATCTCGACGACCGCCTCGGGCAACTCGACGCGCTCCCACTCGATGTCCGTCTTGTGGGTGAACTCGCTCACGTCGGAGTCGGCCTCCGTCATCACCTCCACCTCCCGCAGGCCGAGGTTCTCACAGACGGTGAGTATCTCCTCCTCGTCGCCGCCGGGCGAGGCGCTCATGCCGGTGACGAGCGGGTCGGCGGCGTCCTCGTGGTAGCGCTCGGCGATGTAGCAGTAGGCGTAGTCGCCGGTCGCGCGGTGGCACTCGTCGAAGGTGAGGTGGGTCACGTCCCGGAGGGAGATTCGGTTGCCGACGAGGTCGTTCTCGACGACCTGCGGGGTGGCGACGACGACCCGCGCGTCCGCCCACAGGTCGGCCCGGTCGGCCGGGCGCACCTCGCCGGTGAACACCACCACCTCGTCGTCCGGTACCGTCAGCGCCTCGCGGTAGAAGTCGGCGTGCTGCTGGACGAGCGGTTTCGTCGGCGCGAGCAGGAGCGACTTCCCCCCCGCCTCGTGGAGCCGTCGGGCGGTCACGAGCAGGCTCACCGCCGTCTTCCCCAGTCCGGTGGGGAGGCAGACGAGCGTCTGGCCGCGGAGCGCGGCCTCGGCGAGTTCGACCTGGTACTCCCGGCGCTGGAGCACCCCCGGCGTGAGCAGGGGGCCGTCGATGGTCTCGGCGTCGGACTCGCTGGTGGCCGCCATTGAGCACCCGTTCCGCGCCTTCTCGAATAAGGGTTCGCGTATCGGGGTGAAAGTGAACGGTCCGGCTCAGCCGACGAACCGGAGGACGAGCAGGACCGTCCCGACGGACGCGACGGTGGTCGCGAAGACGTTGGCGGAGGCGAGGTCCGGGTCGCCGCCGAGTTCGGTCGCGTAGACGAACGTCGAGACGGCCGTCGGCATCGCGAGCATCAACACCCCCGCCCGCGTCGTCGAGAGGTCCGCCGAGAGCGCCCAGAAGGTGGCGAGCGCGACGACGGGCATCACGAGCATCTTGAGCGCGAGGACCGACCCGACCGTCCCGGGGTCGACCGTCCCCCGGTCGAACGACAGCGACGCGCCGACGGCGAGGAGCGCGAGCGGGAGCGCGAGGTCGGCGACGCGGCCGAGGCCGTCCGAGACGACGGCGGGGACGGTCACGCCCACCGCGGCGGCGGCGAGGCCGGCGACGAGCGCCAGCAGGACCGGGTTGGTGAGGATATCACGAAGCGCCCCGTGGATGTCGGCCTCGGCCTCGGTGACGAACGCGAACACCGCGACGGTCAGGGGCACCTGCGTCAGCACGCCGACGCCGAGGACGAGGCTCGCCTTCGCGGTCACGACGCCGCCGAACGTCGCGGCGACGATGGGGAGGCCGAGGAAGCCGAGGTTGCAGTGGTACGACTGGACGACGGCGACGCTCCGCACCGCGGGCGAGGACTCCCCCCGGTGGACGACCCAGCCGAGGCCGGCGACGACGAACAGCACCGTCCAGAACCCGACGACGAGACGCGGTTCGAGCACCTCATCCAGCCGCTGGGTCGAGGTCGAGGTGAACACCAGCGCCGGGAGCGCGACGTAGAACGCGCCGGCCGTCAGCAGGCGCGTCCGGGCGTCGTCGAGGAGGCCGACGGACCGCCCGGCGACGCCGAGCGCGAGGACGACGAGCAGGTAGAGGAGGTTCGAGACGACGCTCACTGGCCGTCCGTTCGTTGGAAGCGAGTTCGGTGTTGCGGTCCGCGTCGGCTAGGACCCGGGCGCGAACCGCGCCAGCGCGTCCGCCGACTGCATCAGGAGCGTCCCGAGGATGCTCATGACGAGGACGTAGCCGACGGCGAAGGCGGGGATGGTCTCCGAGAGGACGGGGCTCGCCGCGCCGCCGACGAGCGCCGCGATGATGAGCGAGAACTCCCCGCGGGTGACCATCCCGCAGGCGACGCGCGTCGACCGCCGCGCGTCGAGCCCGTAGATGCGCGCCCCGGTCAGGTACCCCGTGAGGAGTTTGGTGGGCGTCGTCGCCACGACGGCGACCGCGAGCAACCCGACCGTGCCGGCGACCAGTCGCGGGTCGGTCGTCAGGCCGATCCAGAAGAAGAAGACGGCGGCGAAGGTGTCGCGCAGCGGGACCAGCAGGCGTTCGAGTTTCTCGACGTGGTCGGTGCTGCTGAAGCCCATCCCGATGAAGAAGGCGGCGACGGCCTCGCTCACGCCGAGGGCGAGCGCCGCCCCCGCGACGAGGGTGGTGACGGCCACCGCGCGGATGACGAACAGTTCGTTCGAGTCCACGCGCAGGTAGCGTTCGAACAGCACCTCGCCCTTCGCCACGCCCGCGACGAGGACGAGCAGGAACCCCATGGCCACGCCGACGTTCGTCGCCGCCGAGGCGAGGTCGCCGCCGCCGAGGACCACCGCCGACAGCACCGCGAGGTAGAGGGCGATGGCGAGGTCCTCGAAGACGAGCGTCCCGAGCATCGGCTCGCTCTCGGCGTTGGCGATCCAGCCGAGGTCGATGAGCGACTTCGTGATGACCGCGCTGGAGGAGATGTAGACGACGCCGCCGAGGACGAACGCCTCGATGGGCGACCAGCCCACGAGGAAGCCGATGGCGACGCCGACCGGGAAGTTCACGCCGAGGTCGAGCAGCCCCGCCCGCGTCATCCGGTCGCGGCCCTCCAGCAGACGGTCGATGCTGAACTCGAGGCCGAGGAAGAACAGCAGGAAGACGATACCCAGTTCGGCGACGACGGTGACGAACTCGCCGTCCCGAATCGCGGGCAGCCCCGCCGCTCCCGCGACGTACTCGTTTCCGAGGATGCCGGCGACGACGTAGAGGGGGATGACCGAGACGCCGAGGCGTCGCGCGCCCGCCCCCGCGAGCGCGAGCGCGGCGAACATCGCTCCGGCCTCAAGCAGGGCCGTCCCCTCAGCCATCGATACCTGCGTCCTCTCCGACCACCGAATCGAGTTCCCGACACGCCGCCTGCGAGCCGAGGACGACGAGCGTGTCGCCGGCGTGAATCTCCGTCTCCGCGCCGGGGTTCGTCAGCGTCTCCTCGCCGCGCTGGATGGCGATGACCGAGACGCCGAGCTCCTGGCGAAGGCGCGCCTCCGCGAGCGTCTTGCCCGCCAGCGACGACCCCGACTGTACCTTCGCCCACTCGATGAGCGTGTCGTCGGCCAGCACCGTGTCGATGGTCTCGGTGCGAATCGGCTGGAAGTACGCCCCCTCCATGATGGTGCCGACCTGTCGCGCCAGCCGGTCGGACAGTTCGAACAGCTTCTCCGAGTCCGCGCCCTCCTCCGGCCGGATGAACAGCTCTCGCTTCCCCGTGTTGTGGATGACGATGACGAGCCGTGACTCGCCCTCGAGTTCCACCTCGAACTTCTTGCCGACCCCTGGCAAGTCCGCCTCGTAGACAGTCATACCGGAGAAAGCGTGGCCGGCGGCAAAGTCGCTTCGCTGCCTGCCACTCGACCGCGACGTCTCGTCCTCGAACACGGTCACGCCGCCCGACCAAACAGTTACGCTCGGTGACACGAAATCCCGAACCGCCATGCCAGAACTTCTCACGGG
This genomic window contains:
- a CDS encoding cation:proton antiporter regulatory subunit, giving the protein MTVYEADLPGVGKKFEVELEGESRLVIVIHNTGKRELFIRPEEGADSEKLFELSDRLARQVGTIMEGAYFQPIRTETIDTVLADDTLIEWAKVQSGSSLAGKTLAEARLRQELGVSVIAIQRGEETLTNPGAETEIHAGDTLVVLGSQAACRELDSVVGEDAGIDG
- a CDS encoding AEC family transporter, whose product is MSVVSNLLYLLVVLALGVAGRSVGLLDDARTRLLTAGAFYVALPALVFTSTSTQRLDEVLEPRLVVGFWTVLFVVAGLGWVVHRGESSPAVRSVAVVQSYHCNLGFLGLPIVAATFGGVVTAKASLVLGVGVLTQVPLTVAVFAFVTEAEADIHGALRDILTNPVLLALVAGLAAAAVGVTVPAVVSDGLGRVADLALPLALLAVGASLSFDRGTVDPGTVGSVLALKMLVMPVVALATFWALSADLSTTRAGVLMLAMPTAVSTFVYATELGGDPDLASANVFATTVASVGTVLLVLRFVG
- a CDS encoding cation:proton antiporter, which produces MAEGTALLEAGAMFAALALAGAGARRLGVSVIPLYVVAGILGNEYVAGAAGLPAIRDGEFVTVVAELGIVFLLFFLGLEFSIDRLLEGRDRMTRAGLLDLGVNFPVGVAIGFLVGWSPIEAFVLGGVVYISSSAVITKSLIDLGWIANAESEPMLGTLVFEDLAIALYLAVLSAVVLGGGDLASAATNVGVAMGFLLVLVAGVAKGEVLFERYLRVDSNELFVIRAVAVTTLVAGAALALGVSEAVAAFFIGMGFSSTDHVEKLERLLVPLRDTFAAVFFFWIGLTTDPRLVAGTVGLLAVAVVATTPTKLLTGYLTGARIYGLDARRSTRVACGMVTRGEFSLIIAALVGGAASPVLSETIPAFAVGYVLVMSILGTLLMQSADALARFAPGS
- a CDS encoding DEAD/DEAH box helicase is translated as MAATSESDAETIDGPLLTPGVLQRREYQVELAEAALRGQTLVCLPTGLGKTAVSLLVTARRLHEAGGKSLLLAPTKPLVQQHADFYREALTVPDDEVVVFTGEVRPADRADLWADARVVVATPQVVENDLVGNRISLRDVTHLTFDECHRATGDYAYCYIAERYHEDAADPLVTGMSASPGGDEEEILTVCENLGLREVEVMTEADSDVSEFTHKTDIEWERVELPEAVVEIRDALNEVITDRLERLKRLGVTNSTNPELSQRDLNEIRGKLQRMINNDQGDGYKGMSAHAEIMKLRRAVELVETQSVESLRRYFERQRNAARSSGASKAAQRFVSDPRVQEAMRRAEAYDDLHPKFRRARILLAQTLGIEGGQRVIVFTESRDTAETLTEFFSNHFETHKFVGQGDKEGSDGMTQKQQQETLDAFRAGEFQVLVSTSVAEEGLDVPEVDLVLFYEPVPKGIRAIQRKGRTGRQSEGKVHVLLAEDTRDEAYFWISRREQKRMREELRSLKGVANEVNEELGQGNLDEFADAGAEHGEAPERDGGDTEGDDGREGAGQSGLDAFAPDPDGEDETGHDADPEGVVATAEGDEEAVEIVADQRELDATIARDLSTRDGVTTRLETLAVGDYVLSDRVVVERKSVSDFLDTLVGGDRSLFEQVKDAARHYSRPVVVIEGEDLYGARNVHPNAIRGALASLAVDFGASVLRTEDEKDTADLLEVVARREQETRGREVSVHGEKAAKTLAEQQEYVVSAIADIGPVTARALLEEFGTVEAVMTAREDDLLEVAGVGSVTAERIREVVGSDYE